Genomic DNA from Asterias amurensis chromosome 2, ASM3211899v1:
ataattggccgaccgtgttagtcgacgaggtaaaaggaaagacCACGCAAtgttgagtgatacttgtgtggatcattatgttctacttaaGTAAAATATCTCTCTTATAACAAATAATGGTTAGAAAcgctttacaaagaccaacACAGCATTATTTACCTGAACAAACTTGTAGGTAACGCCTTCCCCAGCCTCAGTTATCCAGTGATCAATCTTTTTGTCCAGCTCCTTCAACAATGCAATAAAAAAAGCTGAATGTAGTGACAacattttttcacttttttaccTCCTACCATGGgtccaaaatgcttgggcccaTGCAAAGACGATCCTCAAATTGGTATGCATAAGTTGTCAAAAATGTTGTATCATGTTTCATTAAGTGAATtctctattaaagacactggacactattggtaattgtcaaagaccagtcttctcacttggtgtatctcaacatttgcataaaataacaaatctgtgataatttgagctcaattggtcgtcaaatttgTGAGAtgataacgaaagaaaaaacacccttgtcacacgaagttgtgtgcttttagatggttgattttgagacctcaaattctaaatctgaggtctcgaaatcaaaatagcggaaaattacttctctctcgaaaactatgtcacttcagagggagctgtttctcacaatgttttatgctatcaacctctccccattactagtcaccaagtaaggttttatgctaataattattttgattaattatcaatagtgtccactgcctttaaagacagaggCAAAAATAAAACATCCCTTTCCTCTAGCATAGCAACTCACACCTTTTGTACTCATTTCCAAGAGGACTGATGGTTTTCTTGCACACTCTGTGTACAGAAAACCCACCCACACAGACCGCTACCTCAGCGCTCGGTCATTCCATCCTCCTTCTGTGTAAGCCTCAGTGAACCGGACCCTACTTCAAAGGGCACACATTATTTGTGACAAGGAATATTTACCTTATGAACTGGAGCACCTCAACACAGTGCTCAAAGAGCATGGGTATAGACTGAAAAAGCCGCTTTAAAATGCACACCCAACACAGTAGCACAAAGGGAATTCTGCCTCCCAAAATGACACAAACAAGCTTGttaaaacttttattttaagaCAAATGATAAAGTATGATTACCCTGCACAAACGAAAGGAATATATTTGAAAGTATAAACGTTACAGATTTCACACAGTGACCATCACAATGCTCTCAGGTGATACCAGATAAGGCGCACTGTTAGATAGGACACCGACTTTGTTTTGACCTTTGAACGTAAGATAAGTTGCACCTTGTATGTAATGGTACATCCATCTTTACCCAGATGTCTCTTCTACACTACCTCATacatctgctgccacctacagATGTTATAAGGAATCATCCATTCGGACGATAACGTACCTTCATGTCGGTGTTTGGTGAGACACGGATGTCAGCTGTCATTGAGAACTCCATTGGCACTATGTTATGTGCAATCCCTCCCTATGTACAGCAAAATAGCACAGTGACTCGAGATGTAAAGAATGCTAACAACTTACACTACTACACATACACAGTGCACATTAGTGGACTGGGGTTGATTAGAGGCATTGACGGAATGAAGGACAAAGGACTGTATGGGTGTGTTTGATTTGcctccctgggttgacccccaGTGTACCCCCCCCCGGCCAATCAAAAAGCTTTGACgttattccaggggctcacccgggtcagcccctagTGCGCTGCTTGTGGAATGTTTCACTTGGGGCTGGACATCACCTCCAGGGAATGAGTGatcattcgattagctcttgtcaggggctcacctgagtgagcaccgcggggttgaCACATGGGAAGCTAAACGATCGCACCGTATTTattgcaggccttgaaataGAGCACTACAGTCTTCCTCTGCTAAGTGGCTCTTAATTGTTCAGGGAAAATGCAGTtaaaaactttgcaaagggcaccacagcaggCCTGGaaattcatttttgaaaggacatATCCGTTtctattttgcaaagggcacttgcaTTGGAAAATcataaagtcaatgggacaattttgaaggggcaccaaggccaagaccaggggcaacagagaggTCATGGACTCTGTGGCCTGCTTATAAAACAGATCAGACTGGTTGTCAGTCCAGGCTAGGTTTTGTTTCATTGATTTGAATGCAAGAAATGGGAAATATGGCTGAAGATTTAGCCCCACGCCTTTGGAATCGTCTCCCTACTCAACTTTGTTCGGCCGAGTTTCTCgaaattttcatgaaatatctCAAAACTTTCCTGCGCAATAGGCGCAAGCTAAGAACCAACTGTGTTTCCCATTATTTGtgcctttttttttacccaccTTAAAAAGTATTTATTCGTTTTTTGTACAGTTTGTTCTTAAGCACTGTGGTACCAAGTGGAAGAACACTCTATAAATGCCCATTATTATTTTAGAGACAAGTAGTGTTGGTATAGACACGGGAAGGAGATTAATAAAGGACGAGCATTAGCCAAAtcaataatattctttatccccgatgcaaatttaacatctattatatcaaaTCAGTAACGTCCATGATATGTGAACATTTGTACTAttattaaaaaagggaaaaagctGAATATTTCAAACGACTAGTATTCAATTTAGGAATAGGGAAGGATATTGTAAGGGAAGGCTGAGCGGAGAGGGATAGTGGAGTGCTAGTTtatacctttatcatggtgaTGTTTGTTGTAGTCACATCACCTAGGGTGGCGCATCCAACCATCCTTcatataaacaacaaacaaaaaagccTTGTGATATGGATTTAGGCAGAAAGTGAGAAAGAGTGACTATATTGCGCAGTTAATAAAGTGAAAAAGGCTTAATATTGCTAACTTGCATTgctaaaaaatactttttagtGTGTGGTTTTGAACCCCAGTCATGACatttttgtccttgagcaagaattttaaaggaacacaatgccttggaaCCGTTTAATATAAAgagcatatggttagaaagatgttttaaaagtagaacataatgatccacacaagtatcactcaaaattgcacggttttccttttacatcgcgtactaacacggtcggccatttatgggagtcaaaaatttgactcctcccgaccgtgttagtcgacgaggttaaaagaaaaccatgcaatttcgaggcatacttgtgtagatcattgtattctacttttacaacatctttctacccatatgcatacagttacagaacgcttttcaaagaccaactcaaacgatccaaggcaatgtgttcctttaactataattgtttctcttcacccagaggtAAATGGGTTTACCTGGGAGTGCAGGAATGATCGTTTTGGAGGAAATAATTTCTGACCAAATAACCAGGGTAATAATGTTCATGCACATTAAATGTCCATTATTAAATGTAAAATGGAAGATAATAAGGCgagtcatggcctagcggttgaGAGCACTGGATTTTACGCTCTGGTGTTCAATCAGCAGCGTGTGGGTTAGgttcccggtcgtgacacttgctacataaagttggggaggtagtgctttctgctctaccagccaggcttcggactgatgatacccaagcctacatccgtatagactgtaaaaggggtaaccctgttttagccctaggagtaggtggctctggcccctaaaaaaacaaaaaattgtagcccacacgtTGAAGTGGTCTTCAGGCCTTACGTGTCTGGcgaattgcataaaaaaaaaatcaaaatgtctAAAGTATGTGTCACACTTagtaattacatgtactacAGGAAGACTGGCCCAGTTTCACTCAGTCCAGgcctcgccccccccccctctcaatgTTGATGGGAGCGCAGACCGCGCAAttagagccaacattgaaagggggcacaggGCCTTGGTTCAGGTGCCCGTCCAACATGATATGGAAGAATTGTTGGTGCACTGTGTCTCACTGCACACACTGCCTTGGAGACCACAGAGAGAATTCCTGCGTCAGATGGTTCGGCGGGGCAAGCTTTTGAGTAGCAACCTCcgtagcaacctccagatgagtaAACCAGCCCTCCTATTCAATCAGAACTGTCTATGGGTGTTTGTTAACTCTTACACAACGACAGAAAAGCTTACCTCGAATCATGAGTGAGATAAAACAACTGTCTCGATAGACTGAAATAATTCAAAGTTGTGGCTTAGCAAGTCATTGTatcagacattattcaaatccaaCTCGCAAATGACTTATTGCCTCATGTGATGACATAGTCCTCATGTCAAAACATGGTGTGAGAAACACACCCTGAAACCCTAGTACAAAATACTGCATAAATAGTTTCTTTAAATGAAGGAATGTAATAAAGAAACTTACTTTGCCTTTTCCTCGCTTCTGTACGTCAGGAGAGAGTTCATAATTTTTTGctataaaaaatatgaaaaatagaACATAACAATCAGTAACAAGAAAAACTTCCTTTGAGAACCCAGTAAACGAGGgttttaaacaagttttcagGACTAAACAATTGATATATGAAGCTGCCTTTGAATCAAGCGACTTTAGCTAGGGCTGCCATTGGCGAAAGCAACAATATTAAAGAATAGACCTTTTTAATAACAATCTGGTTTGAGCCTCTGTTGAGTTGTTAATTCAGACCTAGCCATATTATATAATGGTCATCAGGTgaataaaaccattttttttattatttaaacttATGGACTAAtgccttttatttattttacaaaaatagttgGTATGCAAGTTAAAGCTTAAATacactgaacaccttttgttggtaattgtcaaagaccagtcttctcacttggtgtatctcaacataattatgcaaaataacaaacctacaAAAAATTTAACTCAGTTGGGCGTCGAagctgcaagataataatgaaagaaaaaacacccttcacacacgaagtgtgtgctttcagatgcttgattttgggacctcaaaatctaattctgcagtctcaaaatcaaattcaaatattttagtgtaaaattacttctttcacaaaaactacgttacttcagagggagcagtttctcacagtgttttattctatcaacagctctctattgcttgttaccaagtaagtttttatgctaacaattattttgagtaactaccaacagtgtccagtgtctctaacaAGGTTAAAAGCCACTGTGGGTGAGGGGTTACAAGTAAAAGAATATCAGATGAAAAAAGCCAACTTGAAAAAGCACAGAATACATATTTTCCAAACAGTACCTCATCCAAATAAAAAACTTGAAATGTGAAAAGCATTTGATATTCTTGGAGACTGCCTAAATCTGCTTGCTTTAAATTATTTCAAGTGACACATAGGTCTCTTCAAATATCTTAGCTGACCAGCTGTACATACCAACTTCTCGACAGCAGTGTCTTCGATGAAGCGTGACCCATGACCAGGCTTTCCTTCACATTTTATTTCAAGCCCTGgaacaaatgttttaaaatattgttttaaaactcTGTTTTAAAACTCTTGAGAACATTTGTGTGTTCTATCAAAAATAGACACTGGGAAGTATTCGTCATTTCATTAGAAAAAGACGAGGAACAAGATAAGTTAAGTAAAAAAGCAATCTGTCTGCAGACCAcagaccaatttcatagagaagTTTAAGCAAATctgagcaaaaataagcaggataccagttaagAACGGTACATGTGAAATGGCATTTTGGatggttaccttattctgggTAGCACAATTTTCTTGCGCTTAGCTaatttttgtgctgaagcatGCAGGGTCCAATCTTATGTCGTTTTAGTAACTGCTTTAATACCATCATGGAAAATCAACCCACACGGTAGCAGAAGCTTCTCCACTTTGATAGCTCACTTCACATAATAAAGCATTGCTCatcactctgagccactcaatatttgtataatctAAGGTTGTCAAAACATAGTGTTGGAATAAGAGCAGTCACTGTCAGTCATTTTCAATATATGTCCAATCTTGCAATGTTTCGATGAGTTATTATTTCCTTTATATATATCcatcactttgtgaaaatgaaatGTGCATGCAGAGCTTTATGTACAAACTAAGGCATATTAAGATCCGTCTCtttaaataaaaaggaaaaattaAGAAAACTTAAGTATCCTTACACCAAGGTGCTCTTTCTCCGTAGTACACAGTAAACTTATCAGTAGGATTGGCCAAACCTGATGAGAAAAAGTTAGATTATTCAATCATTTTGGTAAACTTCTAACTCTGTTTGCAGCCACATAAACTGAGCATCAAGAACGCTTCACTATCTTGTTGTATGTGTCTGCTGGCAAGCCCTCTGTGTACCAGTTCACAGACTTCATTACTTCATGTGTAGGTTTTATTATTGGAAGTGTCAGGGCCAAGAGGAttagagcaccaaattcaaactctggtgtttctgatcagcagaatgtgggttgaatccccagccatgacactcgtgtccttaagcaagacacacaaccattgcttcgtccttcggatgggacagaatcgaaaagagaaggggttcgccccggtgttcctggctgtggctgctgtttgcgccgtagcaccttgtaaacccttatacggGGTGCTAACTaaatgggtctcaaaattcatcattgcaataacctatctttctgaaagtttgtatatactcagcgttttgagtaccttgtttggtagatacgtgcgctatataagacttcaatttataattatttttatttgaccaACAAAAATATCCAACTGCAGTTCAAAAGACTAATATTAGCGCAGAGAAACAATATTTTGTGCATGGAGCCTCTAAAATGATGTTCAATCAAAACAGAGAAACAATGTTTTAGCATTGACAAGATGAATTCAAGATGcagattttgtcttcttctttctcTCTCATTCTGTTTTTTGagaagtttaatttttttatcagTGATTCTCTTCAACAAAAAAGAAGACTTactgcttttaaagccattggatcctttcggttcagaaaaaaaataaaagttcacagatttacaaataacttacagggtttacagaaggcaatggtgaaagacttctcttgaaatattattccatgaaatgctttactttttgagaaaacaacaaaacaatataaattctcgttaacaagaattacggatttattttaaacacatgtcattacacggccaaacgcgcggaaacaagggtgagttttccgttgttttctcccgactccgatgaccgattgagcctaaattttcacaggtttgttatttgatatagaagttgtggtacacaaagtgtgggctttggacaacactgtttaccgaaagggtccaatggctttaaataatggTGGCATACTTTTGGGGGTCCTGTCGACAAGGTTATATTTTGGTAAGACTCTTACCTTCATCAAGTCCAAAGCCCATGTTGAGTTTGAGAAACGCTGGATGTTCCACAAACTTCATCATTCCAAGAATTCCCCCAACCTCTTCATCTGCACAAatccaaagtaaaaaaaaaaataataataatgatcaatTTGTCAATTTGATGGGCCTATtcataatattgtcaaaacaaccagaGGGCCAGGCTAGCCTATGAGTTAAATCCAAAGTCGAATCAGGGTTTGAAAAAGGGCCTTTGAAAGCTGACATACCTGGCATGAATGTCATGTGAACTGTTCTCAGTGGTTGAAGACCAGCTGCTTTGAGTCGACGAATTGCCTCAATGTATCtattcaaacaataaaataatatgagGATGAATAAATCATTGAATACTACTACTACTTGTACAATAATAACACCTGATTCTTATATTTAACATGTCCCAGTAGCTAAAAAATGTATACACTTTGCAAAATTATTTTCCCTGTTCATCTGGCAAACCTAAACCGTTACTCAAAACATTCTCTACTCCCTGGGGAGTAGAGAATACAGGTCGGTGAAGAGAAGCATCTCTAGTTTAGTGCATACACATGGACAAAACTGtccagaccagggcccaatttcatagagctgctaagcacaaaaatttgcttagcatgaaatttcttccttgataaaaacatgattaccaactaaatttccattcGCTGCATACTGCCCGAtgcttgtattcagctgttgtttgcttatcctgaaaaacacatggaaatttggttggaaatcctgttttatgacggccaaaatttcatgctaagcaaatttttgtgcttagcagctctataaaattgggccccggaATCCAACCCTCAGTCTGATGATTCAGCAATGAGAATGTGAGCCTGATGCACTAGACTGCTTGGCAAAGATCTCATCTATGTGAACCATGGCAACTCACATGCATTAATTTCCCAATATTCTTGGCGTTTCTAAATGTGCACCATAACTCAATTTCGAAAAAGTTTGGCATAAAAACATACCATCTGGTGTGAAGTGTTTCTAAATAAAATGTATACTTACTGGATCCCAACACTCTTCATGTCCTGTGATTAAAACAAAGGAACAACACATTATTGAGTATAAAACATATTGAATTGAGTAATAGACTGTATTGACAAACTCAATAGTTGCTATggaagtcgccatcttgtagggcaaaccgtgtGCACgtctaaacgcgtacatcaatgaagcacgtaGCATTCCCAGTTTggtttctacggcacatgcacgcataCACAATGCAcacgcgcacagacgccatgttgtagggcagatatttgaatggtgacgtcatattcaatatggcctataggtttgcggtaacaccatgtaataggGAGTACTTTTTCAgggtttacaaattaaaattatattaaatttacCATATAAATGCACCATACTTATAAATACCAGCTAATGAACGAAAATAGCAGTAAGTGATTAAAAATAATGTCCAATCAATTAGGCACATAAGAGTAAACAGATTTTACttgcaagaaaaacaaatgttttgaacaCCCCTCTCTgggctttttaaaaagatttatgaAAAGCTCTGTCACGTCGGAGCTCCATTTtgtgttgaattgaattgaattgaattgagctCCATTTTGTGGGAACtattttaaaaggaaaacaaattttgcTCACAGAAAAAAGTtgccagccaaaacaccatttcAGATTTCACATTGTTTCTTGCTTATTTTGTGTAACAACTTTGTTGCAACATGGAGCACAACATAGCAACATCACACAATTGATGTTAAAGTATCAATTTGACTAACGACATCAATGGCAGAAATGTAGCTACATACGTACATTGTAGTTTCTTAACACCCTGAGATTGGGCCTTATTATTAAAGATGTAGATATTTTGAAAAGTATCaacatttgtttaaatgataaaaaaacatacTATAACAAGTTTACATGTAATTGGCATTCCATAAACATATGTTTTTGCTCAAGTAGATATATAATCACTAGCTTTTAAGCAACTCACTTTAAAAATGAGCAATTAAATTGCTGTAAATGTCTACCACAAACCAGGGACAGAtgttgaaaattaattttgatggTAGTCATAAAAGTTTTCAATTATTTCCCATTCACATAAAACATCAAGTATGTTAAAACAATTCCACATACTGTTGTGTTGAGGGATGATGGGTACTATGGTAGTTATTTGAAAAGCATAAAAAGTAGCTGAACCAAATTTGTTCATAGAAAAAGGTTGTCAGCTAAAATAACATacagaaaggtttgcagtaacaccatgtaatgactatttcTAATGAGCTGGGGTACttatgaaaagaaccgttggtttcaactctggactagaaaccaacagttcttttttgTAAcgtttttccaccatgcaaagtttcaaatcctactttaaatAACACGTTAGATTTTACGTtcttgactggtttcctgcttagtTTTGCTGAGCAGTCAGTCAGATTACCATAGTTTAACCAGAGGCTGTctcggtgcaaattttaaccttGTTTCCGTTTTTTTTCAACCAGGACCCCATTTGATGGCTCTGCTTATATGTACCACCGAACTAGTTGCTTACAAAtatcattctctgcttactgtgaaTTAACACAAACGTTTCTATGGTACATGTGTTATAAAattgcctagtaacatggaatATGCACACACACAAGCAAAAATCCATGCTGACCTATGAAACACATGCTTGAACTAAGCTCGGAagtccctgcttccataagtgcCGACTCTTTGCTTATggtcagcagagccatgaaattgacccctgattCTCTCTACttgcaaccataaaataattaaaaagagCCGCTTGACGGTCACTATTCAATTTATTCTGGATCTGGATAAAAATATCCTAAAAGTACCTGAGTTCCTCGTGCATAGATGTCTCCGTTCTCGTACTTCTTGGCTTCAAACGCATCACACTTCCAGTGCTCCTAGTGGCAATAGTTCAAGGTTATAATTGAAAAACATAACCAACTTCTTTTATCACCTGACAAACATGAACAAGTATGAATTCAGGGTAAAGTTCCTTGgttgaacaaggacaaattttaCTTGCAGGCTTTCTCTATCAAACTGTTGATATGTCAGCTATGAAAGGATTTAATAAAAAGAGATACTTAACAGAAACGAAATTTGTGGGACAACACACACCATGGATATAAGAGTCACTGCAAATTATCTGAAAGTAGTATCTAAATTGTTGAGGGCATCCTGAATTAGCTCAAACCTTTGGTAACACCTAGAGTTATAAACAGATCTCAAGAAGCTTTTTGAAACAGTATCCTATGGGGTAGAGAAGTATATCAATGATCATGAATTCtatttgtttgaaaagaaaTCAGTAACAGCTTCTCAGACAAACATAAACATGGtatgaattcagataaaaagtTGTTGGTttaacaaggacaaatttatgACCTGCTGGCTTTTCTGGCTAACACGTAATGAGCATTTTCTATTCCCCCCCTGAGTTTTGGGTGTCCCTGCTTTGGTGTTTTAAAACTTCAGAAATCGGGAAAGTCTCTCAAAGACAGACAGGTGGCTGATGCGCCTAAATGTACCACAGTTTGTTGGAGGTCAAAAGAACTCATCGTaaacaatttcacagagctgcttatgcagaaaataataCTTTTCAACAATCTAagcacaaatgagcaggataccagtcacagactGTGCATAAGACATGAccttctggctggtaaccttattctggtca
This window encodes:
- the LOC139950267 gene encoding aminoacylase-1-like; the encoded protein is MSPPRPGTQSGNAKKAKTEDQAVTNFRTYLRIKTVHPNPDYDGALLFLRRMADELKLPYQIVEVHPGRDVFIMTWEGKDPTLKSVVLNSHTDVVPVYPEHWKCDAFEAKKYENGDIYARGTQDMKSVGIQYIEAIRRLKAAGLQPLRTVHMTFMPDEEVGGILGMMKFVEHPAFLKLNMGFGLDEGLANPTDKFTVYYGERAPWWLEIKCEGKPGHGSRFIEDTAVEKLQKIMNSLLTYRSEEKAKMVGCATLGDVTTTNITMIKGGIAHNIVPMEFSMTADIRVSPNTDMKELDKKIDHWITEAGEGVTYKFVQKSEVYTTETGNKSRWWMAFEDACKKVGVDLELEIFPAATDSRFLRKEGYKCLGFSPMNNTPILLHDHNEFLNEDIFMKGISIYEEIIMALGNVAQNKEDTNGV